A window of the bacterium genome harbors these coding sequences:
- a CDS encoding DivIVA domain-containing protein: MKLSPILIKKQEFEKSMRGYNVEEVQAFLEKLSTDIEELLNENEQLQNEVNRLKSELDNFHRIEQKLQEKILKTEEASAQTIEAAKKQSAVIIKEAEIKASQVIQNAEEKANQLQNAIMVLREEKDLIIARLKAIVGSQANLLEGKVKDAGQEPKKPVVKEKPQKLDIDVDGIVDKLL; the protein is encoded by the coding sequence ATGAAGCTTTCACCGATCCTGATCAAAAAACAGGAATTTGAAAAATCAATGAGAGGTTATAATGTTGAGGAAGTGCAGGCATTCCTCGAAAAATTATCAACCGATATTGAAGAACTTCTCAATGAAAATGAACAGCTGCAGAATGAAGTGAATAGACTCAAGAGTGAGCTCGATAATTTTCACAGGATAGAGCAAAAACTTCAGGAAAAAATTTTAAAAACAGAGGAAGCTTCTGCACAGACAATTGAAGCAGCGAAGAAGCAATCTGCAGTTATAATTAAGGAAGCGGAAATAAAAGCATCGCAGGTTATTCAGAATGCAGAAGAAAAAGCAAATCAATTGCAGAATGCTATTATGGTTTTACGTGAGGAAAAGGATTTGATAATTGCAAGATTAAAAGCAATTGTAGGCTCGCAGGCAAATCTTCTTGAAGGAAAAGTAAAAGATGCCGGACAGGAACCGAAGAAACCGGTGGTCAAGGAAAAACCGCAAAAGCTAGACATTGACGTTGACGGAATTGTAGATAAACTCTTATAA
- a CDS encoding purine-nucleoside phosphorylase → MGKLISNIDETLEVIRKHTSEKYSIGIILGTGLGGLVNEINVKHQIDYEDLPHFPISTVESHHGKLIFGTINGKNVVAMQGRFHFYEGYSMQQITYPVRVMKFLGVETLLVSNACGGMNPQYRKGDVMIMVDHINMLGDNPLIGKNEDELGPRFPDMSEPYNFELIALAEKIALENQIKVQKGVYVAVPGPNLETRAEYRFLRATGADVVGMSTIPENIVANHMGMKVLGISIVTDECFPDSLKPVNVEEIIAAAMQAEPKMTLIMKEIIKRLK, encoded by the coding sequence ATGGGCAAGCTGATTTCAAATATTGATGAAACTCTGGAAGTTATCAGAAAGCATACTTCAGAGAAATATTCGATTGGAATTATTCTCGGCACCGGTCTGGGCGGACTTGTGAATGAAATTAATGTCAAGCATCAAATTGATTATGAAGACCTTCCGCATTTTCCGATCTCAACAGTTGAATCACATCACGGAAAGCTGATATTCGGAACAATCAACGGAAAGAATGTTGTTGCGATGCAGGGACGCTTTCATTTTTATGAAGGATATTCGATGCAGCAGATTACTTATCCGGTTCGCGTGATGAAATTTTTAGGAGTTGAAACTTTGCTTGTTTCAAATGCTTGCGGAGGAATGAATCCTCAGTACCGAAAAGGCGATGTGATGATTATGGTTGATCATATAAATATGCTTGGCGATAATCCTCTCATCGGCAAAAATGAAGATGAACTCGGACCAAGATTTCCTGATATGAGTGAGCCGTACAATTTTGAGTTGATTGCATTGGCAGAAAAAATCGCATTGGAAAATCAAATAAAAGTTCAAAAAGGAGTTTACGTTGCTGTACCCGGACCAAACCTTGAAACAAGAGCCGAATACAGATTTCTGAGAGCGACAGGTGCAGATGTAGTTGGAATGTCAACCATCCCAGAGAATATAGTTGCGAATCATATGGGAATGAAAGTGCTCGGAATCAGCATTGTAACTGATGAATGTTTTCCTGATTCTCTCAAGCCCGTTAATGTTGAGGAGATTATCGCAGCAGCAATGCAGGCAGAACCGAAAATGACATTAATTATGAAAGAAATAATTAAGAGGCTGAAATGA
- a CDS encoding YggS family pyridoxal phosphate-dependent enzyme, giving the protein MIAQNIRHLRDRIAAKCDEFKRNSQEIRLIAVSKFFGIDAITEAHRLGITDFGENKAQELRDKYEIVGDKVTWHFIGNLQRNKVKYAVRAAAYIHSVDSASLVDEINKEANKLNKVQKILLEVKTSSEETKSGLSDEEEVLKLVKHCSNLPNVELVGLMTMAAFTEDEKIIRKSFADLRNLKEKINKNGFDLKELSMGMTNDYEIAIEEGATMLRIGSAIFGQRDTTKDWRQS; this is encoded by the coding sequence ATGATTGCACAAAATATAAGGCATCTCAGGGATCGAATAGCTGCCAAATGTGATGAATTTAAGCGAAATTCGCAAGAAATCAGGCTAATCGCAGTTTCCAAGTTTTTCGGGATAGATGCAATAACCGAAGCTCATCGGCTCGGTATTACTGATTTTGGTGAGAACAAGGCTCAGGAGCTGAGAGATAAATATGAAATAGTCGGTGATAAAGTAACCTGGCATTTCATCGGTAATCTCCAGAGGAACAAAGTTAAGTACGCCGTAAGAGCTGCGGCATATATTCATTCAGTTGATTCGGCTTCTCTCGTTGATGAAATAAATAAAGAAGCAAATAAGTTAAACAAGGTTCAGAAGATTTTATTGGAAGTTAAAACATCCTCCGAAGAAACAAAATCCGGATTAAGTGATGAAGAGGAAGTACTGAAACTTGTGAAGCACTGTTCAAATCTTCCGAATGTCGAGCTGGTTGGACTAATGACAATGGCAGCGTTTACTGAAGATGAAAAGATAATCAGAAAAAGTTTCGCTGATTTGCGTAACTTAAAAGAGAAAATAAATAAAAATGGTTTTGACCTCAAAGAACTTTCAATGGGGATGACAAACGATTATGAAATTGCAATTGAAGAAGGAGCAACTATGCTGAGGATTGGTTCCGCAATCTTTGGTCAAAGAGACACAACAAAAGACTGGAGGCAGTCATGA
- a CDS encoding FAD-binding oxidoreductase: MIIKTEQNEIQDYLKDASNTKGYCDAVVYPENTDDIVTILKRANEENTKVTICGNRTGLSAGCVPNGGIVLSTEKMNKILQINEKEKYAVVEPGVLLSDFLQIIKPLKLYYPPDPTELNCFLGGTVATNASGSKTFKYGPTRDFILGIDIVLPTGELLALKRGKVFANNFNLSFTISNGKEFALIIPSTKILTTKNTAGYFCKENMDIIDLFIGSEGTLGVITKIKLKLLSAPETILSAVIFFQSEEAGLNFIEQARTESYESRKSQNKLAIDALSLEYFDKNALEFLRDDYPNIPVNANSAVWFEQETDEQSGNDITELWIGLVENHHGDLSNSWIAMNEKDKSRFIEFRHRISAKVNDFISSKNLRKLGTDFAVPDNKLKEFYFKLKKDVESAGFDYVIYGHFGNSHIHLNILPKNQEEFEQAKKLYRELCISAINYCGTFSAEHGVGKNKKELLYEMYGAEIIEQMFRIKKTLDPELILCSGNLFNTK; encoded by the coding sequence ATGATAATAAAAACCGAACAGAACGAAATACAGGATTATCTTAAAGATGCTTCGAATACTAAAGGCTATTGTGATGCAGTAGTTTATCCGGAAAACACAGATGATATCGTTACAATTTTAAAAAGAGCAAATGAAGAAAATACAAAAGTAACTATCTGCGGTAACAGGACAGGATTATCAGCCGGATGTGTGCCTAATGGAGGAATCGTTCTTTCAACAGAAAAGATGAATAAAATTCTGCAGATAAATGAAAAAGAGAAATATGCAGTTGTTGAGCCTGGAGTTCTACTTTCAGATTTCCTGCAGATCATTAAGCCGTTAAAGCTTTACTACCCGCCTGATCCAACAGAACTGAATTGTTTCCTTGGAGGAACGGTTGCCACCAACGCTTCTGGTTCAAAAACTTTCAAATATGGACCAACAAGAGATTTTATACTTGGTATCGACATCGTTTTGCCAACCGGTGAATTGCTTGCTCTTAAAAGAGGAAAGGTTTTTGCTAACAATTTTAATTTATCATTTACTATTTCAAACGGAAAAGAGTTTGCATTAATAATTCCATCCACCAAAATATTAACCACAAAAAATACTGCCGGATACTTCTGCAAAGAGAATATGGATATCATCGATTTATTTATTGGTTCGGAAGGAACGCTTGGAGTTATAACCAAAATTAAATTGAAATTACTTTCGGCACCTGAAACAATTCTTTCTGCGGTGATTTTTTTTCAATCAGAAGAAGCTGGATTAAATTTTATTGAGCAAGCGAGAACTGAATCATACGAATCAAGAAAAAGTCAAAATAAACTTGCTATTGATGCTTTGTCATTAGAATACTTCGACAAGAATGCGCTGGAATTTTTACGAGACGATTATCCAAATATTCCGGTAAATGCAAATTCGGCTGTATGGTTTGAACAGGAAACTGATGAACAATCCGGTAATGATATAACCGAATTGTGGATTGGTCTGGTAGAAAACCATCACGGAGATCTGAGTAATTCCTGGATAGCAATGAATGAAAAAGATAAATCACGTTTCATTGAATTCCGTCACAGAATCTCAGCGAAGGTTAATGACTTTATTTCGTCAAAAAATTTAAGAAAGCTTGGTACTGATTTCGCTGTTCCTGATAACAAACTAAAAGAATTTTACTTCAAATTAAAAAAAGACGTTGAGTCAGCCGGATTTGATTATGTTATCTACGGACATTTCGGCAATTCACATATTCATTTAAATATTCTTCCAAAAAATCAGGAAGAATTTGAGCAGGCAAAGAAACTTTATAGGGAATTGTGCATTTCTGCAATTAACTACTGCGGCACTTTTTCTGCAGAACATGGCGTTGGAAAAAATAAGAAAGAACTTCTTTACGAGATGTATGGAGCAGAAATAATTGAGCAGATGTTCAGGATAAAGAAGACTTTAGATCCGGAATTAATTCTGTGCAGCGGGAATTTATTCAATACAAAATAA
- a CDS encoding cysteine--tRNA ligase, with translation MKLYNTLTKQIEEFIPLNPPNVGMYICGPTVYDYFHIGNARTFIMADIIRRYLEYKKYNVTYIMNLTDIDDKIIKKSIEEKVPASEVAKKYSDAFFDDIKRLKIKPATFYPKATEHMDKILGMIKALLDNGAAYNVDGNVFYNVSSFKTYGKLSGKKIDELESGARVEVMEEKQNPLDFALWKKSKEGEPFWKSEWGNGRPGWHIECSAMSCKHLGESFDIHAGGNDLIFPHHENEIAQSEAANKKSFVKYWLHFGFLNINKEKMSKSLGNFFTAREVLSKYSAEAIRLFFAQAHYRGPVDFTAELLDAAEKGLEKFKNLQATIDTALTKNKSDGVNPDFDFKSFESRFTEAMDEDFNSPQAIAVIYDFVKEVNRVIAEKENIDIDFYIHVKEFLTNTAQNVLGIISFEEKEMKQDSRLENELIKLLIEVRLRAKLEKNFQLADEIRKKLESLGITLKDTREGTDFIKRQ, from the coding sequence CTGAAATTATACAACACACTTACAAAGCAAATCGAGGAATTCATTCCTCTGAATCCGCCAAATGTTGGAATGTATATCTGCGGACCAACCGTTTATGATTATTTTCATATCGGTAATGCACGAACATTTATTATGGCAGATATCATACGAAGATATCTTGAGTATAAAAAATACAATGTTACTTATATAATGAACCTGACAGATATCGATGATAAGATCATTAAAAAATCTATCGAGGAAAAAGTTCCCGCAAGTGAAGTTGCTAAAAAATATTCGGATGCTTTCTTTGATGATATAAAAAGACTAAAGATCAAGCCGGCTACATTCTATCCTAAAGCAACTGAGCATATGGATAAAATTCTTGGAATGATAAAAGCACTCCTTGATAACGGTGCAGCTTACAATGTTGATGGAAATGTTTTCTACAATGTCTCCTCATTCAAAACTTACGGCAAGTTGAGCGGTAAAAAAATTGATGAACTCGAATCCGGTGCAAGAGTAGAAGTGATGGAGGAAAAGCAGAATCCACTTGATTTTGCACTCTGGAAAAAATCAAAAGAGGGTGAACCTTTCTGGAAAAGTGAATGGGGAAATGGTCGTCCCGGATGGCATATTGAATGTTCTGCAATGAGCTGCAAACATCTCGGAGAATCATTTGACATTCACGCTGGCGGAAATGATTTGATATTTCCTCATCACGAAAATGAAATTGCCCAGAGTGAAGCAGCAAATAAAAAATCATTTGTAAAATACTGGCTGCATTTTGGATTTCTGAACATCAACAAAGAAAAAATGTCAAAATCACTTGGCAACTTCTTTACTGCAAGAGAAGTGCTTTCCAAATATTCTGCTGAAGCGATCCGGTTATTTTTTGCACAGGCTCATTACAGAGGTCCGGTTGATTTTACAGCTGAACTGCTTGACGCAGCCGAAAAGGGATTGGAAAAATTTAAAAATCTTCAGGCGACTATCGATACGGCACTTACCAAAAATAAATCCGACGGAGTAAATCCTGATTTTGATTTCAAATCTTTTGAGAGTCGTTTTACTGAAGCTATGGATGAAGATTTTAATTCTCCTCAGGCAATAGCAGTAATTTATGACTTTGTTAAGGAAGTCAACCGGGTTATTGCAGAGAAGGAAAACATTGATATCGATTTTTATATTCATGTAAAAGAATTTTTAACGAACACCGCTCAGAATGTTTTGGGAATAATATCCTTTGAGGAAAAAGAAATGAAGCAGGATTCTCGCCTTGAAAATGAATTGATAAAGTTATTAATTGAAGTTAGATTAAGAGCAAAGTTGGAGAAGAATTTTCAGCTTGCTGATGAGATCAGGAAAAAATTAGAATCTCTTGGAATCACTTTAAAAGATACCAGGGAAGGAACTGATTTCATTAAGCGGCAATAG
- the pta gene encoding phosphate acetyltransferase, protein MEIKLLNEIKEKASKARKTIILPESHDERVLKAAEKLTNEKTVSVITLGDEDRIHKDAKRLDVDLTGVRIINPTTSDKLSDFTNIFFNLRKHKGVTIEQARSTVQQDLFFAAMMVKENMVDASVAGSASATADVMRAGIQCIGMPEGISIVSSFFLMLFPDKNYSFADSAVVPDPDEKQLADIAISTADNHRKLTGEEPFIAMLSFSTKGSAKHEAVDKVLNATAIIRSKRPDLNVDGELQFDAAVIESIGKKKAPGSNVAGRANVLIFPDLNSGNIGYKIAQRWGKAEAVGPMVQGLKKPFFDLSRGCSVEDIANTAAIAALMS, encoded by the coding sequence ATGGAAATTAAGTTGCTAAATGAGATAAAGGAAAAAGCATCAAAGGCAAGAAAGACAATTATCCTTCCTGAATCCCACGATGAACGAGTCCTCAAGGCAGCGGAGAAACTAACAAATGAAAAAACCGTTTCAGTAATTACTCTCGGTGATGAAGACCGGATTCACAAAGATGCAAAGCGTCTGGATGTTGATTTGACAGGAGTAAGAATCATCAATCCAACAACATCAGACAAGCTGAGCGACTTTACAAATATTTTCTTCAACCTTCGCAAGCACAAAGGTGTAACAATCGAACAGGCTCGAAGTACTGTTCAGCAGGATTTGTTTTTTGCTGCGATGATGGTAAAAGAAAATATGGTTGATGCCAGCGTTGCAGGTTCAGCTTCTGCAACTGCGGATGTAATGCGAGCAGGAATTCAGTGCATCGGAATGCCGGAAGGAATTTCAATTGTATCAAGCTTCTTCCTGATGCTTTTCCCGGATAAAAATTATTCTTTTGCAGATAGCGCCGTTGTTCCCGATCCTGATGAAAAGCAGCTGGCAGATATTGCAATTTCTACTGCTGATAACCACAGAAAGCTTACCGGTGAAGAACCGTTTATTGCGATGCTTTCCTTCTCAACAAAAGGAAGTGCAAAGCATGAAGCAGTTGATAAAGTATTAAATGCAACTGCAATCATTCGTTCAAAAAGACCGGACCTGAATGTTGACGGTGAATTGCAATTCGATGCGGCCGTCATTGAATCAATCGGAAAGAAGAAAGCACCAGGCAGTAATGTTGCCGGTAGAGCAAATGTCCTGATTTTCCCTGATTTAAATTCAGGAAATATCGGTTACAAAATTGCACAACGATGGGGTAAAGCAGAAGCTGTCGGTCCAATGGTTCAGGGATTGAAAAAACCATTTTTCGATTTGAGCCGCGGCTGCAGTGTTGAGGATATAGCAAACACAGCGGCTATTGCTGCGTTGATGAGTTGA
- a CDS encoding conjugal transfer protein TraR — protein MAKKVVKKTVKKTAAKRPAAKKAAPKKVHKKTAAKKIVKKTVATKKSAAKSSVVKKEAKPIRKAVKAVSFKKSKLPKAPVEVKVEDIVESRNKAIAKIKGYGKRDLEHFRQIILEKRDEIIEQLQNLKEQMLDPTTGEYINENSPYSLHMAEQGTDAMEREKTFLYAQRENKFLGYLEDALKRIDAGTYGICVECIDEPQHLCETCPLIPKERLEAVPHSQHCLPIKQRQEKK, from the coding sequence ATGGCTAAAAAAGTCGTTAAAAAAACAGTCAAGAAAACAGCAGCTAAAAGACCTGCTGCAAAAAAAGCGGCACCAAAGAAAGTTCACAAGAAAACCGCCGCAAAAAAAATCGTTAAGAAAACGGTTGCCACAAAAAAATCAGCTGCGAAAAGTTCAGTTGTTAAAAAAGAAGCAAAACCAATAAGAAAAGCGGTTAAAGCTGTATCATTCAAAAAAAGCAAATTGCCAAAAGCCCCGGTTGAAGTTAAAGTTGAAGACATCGTTGAATCAAGAAATAAAGCGATTGCCAAGATAAAAGGTTATGGTAAAAGAGACCTTGAACATTTCAGACAGATCATCCTTGAAAAAAGAGATGAAATAATTGAACAGCTCCAGAACCTGAAAGAGCAGATGCTTGATCCTACAACCGGCGAATACATAAACGAGAATTCTCCTTATTCACTTCATATGGCTGAGCAGGGAACCGATGCGATGGAGAGAGAAAAAACTTTTCTTTATGCTCAGAGAGAAAATAAATTTCTCGGGTATCTCGAAGATGCGTTGAAAAGAATTGATGCGGGCACGTATGGTATTTGCGTGGAGTGTATTGACGAACCGCAGCATTTGTGTGAGACTTGCCCTCTAATACCAAAAGAAAGATTAGAAGCAGTACCGCACAGTCAGCACTGTTTGCCGATAAAGCAGAGACAAGAAAAGAAATAG
- a CDS encoding response regulator: MQKEKGVSDSILYIEDDSANREIVVMFLKNHYMVETASDSTEAFNKLNQKKFAVILLDINLCQGLNGFELAKKIREDKNYFDKPIIAVTAHAFKEAEIRIMNCGCSDYITKPFTKKALLDKINKVLIK; this comes from the coding sequence ATGCAAAAAGAAAAAGGGGTTTCAGATTCAATACTGTACATTGAGGACGATAGTGCAAACCGTGAAATCGTCGTGATGTTTCTAAAAAACCATTATATGGTTGAAACAGCTTCTGACTCAACTGAGGCTTTTAATAAACTCAACCAAAAAAAATTCGCAGTTATCTTGCTTGATATTAATCTCTGTCAGGGATTAAATGGTTTTGAACTTGCAAAGAAAATAAGAGAAGATAAAAATTATTTCGACAAACCTATTATAGCTGTAACAGCTCATGCTTTCAAGGAAGCCGAAATTAGAATTATGAATTGCGGCTGCTCAGATTATATTACTAAACCATTCACAAAAAAAGCTCTTCTTGACAAAATTAATAAAGTGCTTATCAAGTGA
- a CDS encoding signal peptidase II: MKILFFPLSLFLIDQISKISVRGLHLPMFNISYDGINPGQTKPIINDVLNITLVENPGIAFGIDPGESLRDLILVITILTCIGFFSYLVVVKNPDRKVRISVALILGGAVGNLFDRIFYGVFYNYAPLFQGNVVDFLDIKFFRIFIFDNIHGNYVFNFADICILFGVVLLIYVILTRKSHKPDELVPKLVEDGEEKN, translated from the coding sequence TTGAAAATTCTTTTTTTTCCGTTATCTCTTTTCCTTATAGATCAGATAAGCAAAATATCGGTCAGAGGTTTACACCTGCCGATGTTCAACATAAGTTATGACGGAATAAATCCTGGTCAAACCAAACCAATTATTAATGATGTGCTGAACATTACTCTGGTTGAAAATCCCGGAATTGCATTTGGTATAGATCCCGGCGAATCTTTGAGAGATTTGATACTGGTAATCACTATTCTAACCTGCATTGGTTTTTTCTCTTATCTGGTAGTTGTGAAAAACCCTGACAGAAAAGTTCGGATTTCAGTTGCACTGATTCTTGGCGGCGCAGTTGGAAATTTATTTGATAGAATATTCTACGGTGTTTTCTATAACTACGCACCTTTGTTCCAGGGAAATGTTGTGGACTTTCTGGATATAAAATTTTTTAGGATTTTTATCTTCGATAATATACACGGCAATTATGTCTTTAACTTTGCGGATATCTGTATTTTGTTTGGTGTAGTTCTGTTGATATATGTCATTTTAACCAGGAAAAGTCATAAACCGGATGAGTTGGTTCCAAAGCTCGTTGAAGACGGAGAAGAAAAAAATTGA
- a CDS encoding signal peptidase II encodes MRVLYITFAVIFIDQVSKFYIKGISIPFLNINFEGMYFGESISVIGDFFRITFTENPGMAFGFDPGSDFKLFISVFSLVASVGLLIYLFTIRKKSLSLKIAIALILGGAVGNVIDRMFYGMIYDYAPLFYGKVVDFFDFDFFNFSIFGRSYGRWPIFNIADAAVSIGVLILLVFYKHHEAEDKKLREAEEIANKEVNHSGETSDSELPSKNINDGLSDGETDKGKEISV; translated from the coding sequence TTGAGAGTATTATATATTACATTCGCTGTAATTTTCATTGACCAGGTTTCGAAATTCTATATCAAAGGAATTTCTATTCCTTTTCTGAATATTAATTTCGAAGGGATGTATTTTGGAGAATCTATTTCAGTTATCGGAGATTTTTTCAGAATTACTTTCACTGAAAACCCGGGGATGGCATTTGGTTTTGATCCGGGATCGGATTTTAAATTATTTATTTCCGTGTTTTCACTTGTAGCAAGTGTCGGATTGCTCATCTATCTTTTCACTATCCGGAAAAAATCGCTCAGTCTCAAGATTGCAATTGCATTAATACTTGGTGGTGCCGTTGGAAACGTAATTGACAGAATGTTTTATGGAATGATTTACGATTATGCCCCACTCTTTTACGGAAAAGTAGTTGACTTCTTCGATTTTGACTTTTTCAATTTCTCGATATTCGGGCGGAGCTACGGCCGTTGGCCGATTTTCAATATTGCTGATGCGGCAGTTTCCATTGGTGTTTTAATTCTGTTAGTTTTTTATAAACATCACGAAGCAGAAGATAAAAAGCTGAGAGAAGCTGAAGAGATTGCGAACAAAGAAGTAAATCATTCCGGTGAAACTTCTGATAGTGAGCTGCCTTCTAAAAATATAAATGATGGTTTAAGCGATGGTGAAACTGATAAAGGAAAAGAAATATCGGTTTGA
- a CDS encoding RluA family pseudouridine synthase: protein MVKLIKEKKYRFEIPEGKKKERLDVFLASSIENATRSKVQKLIDAKFVTVNGVTVKSNYHVKPFDVIEAFHPITPRPEETEPEDIPLDIIYEDDYLLVINKPAGMVAHPAYANYTGTLVNALLHHTRKLSGLNEPGRPGIIHRLDKDTSGLLVVAKDDFTHVKIAEQFSKRTVDREYHAICWGKFKEKKGEINFNIVRSKKDRKKFSVSESEGRTALTLYEVLEEFEFTSYLKINLKTGRTHQIRVHLSGIGKPVFGDPTYGGRQVVFGSELPKIKARVQNLLEIIPRQALHAKTVGFYHPVEKKKMFFNSELPDDMKHLIQKLKSIES, encoded by the coding sequence ATGGTGAAACTGATAAAGGAAAAGAAATATCGGTTTGAAATACCGGAGGGGAAAAAGAAAGAAAGGCTTGATGTTTTTCTTGCCAGCTCGATTGAAAATGCAACCCGTTCTAAAGTTCAAAAACTGATTGATGCAAAATTTGTAACTGTAAATGGCGTTACGGTTAAATCAAATTACCACGTAAAACCATTTGATGTAATCGAAGCATTTCATCCGATAACTCCGCGTCCTGAAGAAACTGAACCTGAAGACATTCCTCTCGATATTATTTATGAAGACGATTATCTGCTTGTGATAAACAAACCTGCAGGAATGGTCGCACATCCAGCTTATGCAAATTATACGGGGACATTGGTAAATGCACTTCTTCATCATACAAGAAAACTCAGCGGATTAAATGAACCCGGAAGACCGGGAATTATTCACCGCCTCGATAAAGATACAAGTGGATTGCTTGTTGTTGCCAAAGATGATTTTACTCACGTAAAAATTGCAGAGCAGTTCAGCAAGCGAACAGTTGATCGCGAGTATCACGCAATATGCTGGGGTAAATTTAAAGAGAAGAAGGGTGAAATTAATTTTAACATTGTCCGCAGTAAAAAAGACAGAAAAAAATTTTCAGTGAGCGAAAGTGAAGGAAGAACAGCTCTCACTTTATACGAAGTTCTCGAAGAATTTGAGTTTACTTCATATCTGAAAATAAATTTAAAAACCGGAAGAACTCACCAGATCAGAGTCCATTTATCGGGGATTGGCAAACCTGTATTTGGTGATCCAACTTACGGCGGACGTCAGGTCGTTTTTGGTTCTGAACTTCCAAAAATTAAAGCAAGAGTTCAGAATCTGCTGGAGATTATTCCGAGACAAGCATTGCACGCAAAAACAGTTGGATTCTATCATCCGGTAGAAAAGAAGAAGATGTTTTTCAATTCTGAACTTCCAGATGATATGAAACACCTGATTCAAAAATTGAAATCAATCGAATCCTAA